The following coding sequences lie in one Bifidobacteriaceae bacterium genomic window:
- the purN gene encoding phosphoribosylglycinamide formyltransferase — protein MGFRVVVLASGTGTLADALISAAKLEGFPAKVVAVGADRPAEVLNVARRHGLPTFTVAPTDFANRDEWNRGLAAAVAVFKPDLVVSAGFMRILGRDFLARFGDRTVNTHPALLPAFPGAHAVRDALAAGVEVTGCTVHQVDAGVDTGPILAQRQVRIAPSDTEATLHERVKVQERQLLIETVAALAEGRVTLASGPE, from the coding sequence GTGGGTTTTCGCGTGGTCGTCCTCGCCTCCGGCACTGGCACCCTGGCCGACGCGCTGATCAGCGCCGCGAAGCTGGAAGGCTTCCCGGCCAAGGTGGTGGCGGTGGGGGCCGACCGCCCGGCGGAGGTGCTGAATGTGGCAAGACGCCACGGCCTCCCCACGTTCACCGTCGCCCCGACTGACTTCGCCAACCGCGACGAATGGAACCGAGGTCTGGCCGCCGCCGTCGCGGTTTTCAAGCCCGACCTTGTGGTTTCGGCGGGCTTCATGCGGATTCTGGGGCGGGATTTCCTGGCCAGGTTTGGGGATCGCACCGTCAACACCCACCCCGCGCTGCTGCCCGCCTTCCCCGGCGCGCACGCCGTCCGCGACGCGTTGGCGGCCGGCGTCGAAGTCACCGGATGCACCGTCCACCAGGTCGACGCGGGCGTGGACACCGGTCCGATCCTCGCCCAACGCCAAGTCCGGATAGCGCCGAGCGACACCGAGGCCACCCTCCACGAACGCGTCAAGGTTCAGGAACGCCAGCTTCTGATCGAGACGGTCGCCGCGCTCGCCGAAGGCCGCGTCACACTGGCCAGCGGCCCGGAGTAA